GGGCTTCACCCGCGACTCGATCAGGATGTCGCAACTGACGCTGCCGCCGGGGACGGTGAAGCGCGGAGCCTCGAGGGCGGCCTGGATGTTCATCCCGTAATCCACCACGTTGGAGACGAACTGAGCGTGGGCGAGCGGCTGGTTGGCGCCGCCCATGATGCCGAAGCCCATGTGCAGGTCACCCTTCTCCATGAAGGCGGGAATGATGGTGTGGAAAGGGCGCTTGCGGGGCTGGAGGACGTTGGAATGCTTGGGATCGAGGACGAACAGCGCCCCCCGGTTCTGCAGGACGAAGCCCATGCCCGCGACCACGATGCCGGAGCCGAAGTAGGAGTAATTGCTCTGGATGAGGGAGACGATGTTGCCGTCGCGGTCCACGACGGAGAGGTAGGTGGTATCGCTGCCCGGGGGAACGCCGGCGCCGGGGTCGCAGTCCGCCTTGTCGGGGTCGATGAGCTTGGCGCGCTGCGCGGCGTAGTCCTGGCTCAGCAGGCCGGCGACCGGGACCTTGGCGAAGCGTGGGTCGGCGTTGTAGCGGTAGAGGTCGGCGTAGGCCAGTTTCATGGCCTCGATCTTCTTGTGCAGTTCGACCGTGCCCGCGGGACCGCCCGGGTCGGGCTGGAACTGGCTCATGAGGTTGAGCATTTCCAGCGCGGCCATGCCCTGACCGTTGGGAGGCAGCTCATAGACCTTCCAGCCGCGGTATTCGGTGGAGATGGGCTCGACCCACTCGGGGGAAAACTCGGCCAGGTCGTCGGCCTGCAGGGTGCCGCCGAACGCAGCGGAGGTCTTGAGGATGGCCTGCGCGATCTCGCCCCGGTAGAAGGCTCCGGGACCCTGTTCGGCGACCAGGCGCAGGGCCCGCGCCAGGTCGGGATTGCGGAAGCGATCGCCGATCGCAGGGACCTTGCCGCCGGGAAGGAAGACGCGGCGGGCCTCTTCCGTCTTCTGCAGCTTGGGCTCCGATTCCGCCCAGAAGTCGTGGATGATCTCGGGCACGCCGTAGCCCTGCTCGGCGTAGGCGATGGCGGGCGCGAACAGGTCCTTCCAGGGCAGGCGGCCGAAGCGCCGGTGCGCGGCGCCCCAGCCCGCCACCGCGCCCGGCACGGTGACCGTGTGGATGCCGTCGCGGGGCATGGAGGGGATGCCCTGCTTGGCCAGGGATTCCCGCGACAGGCCGCGCGGGGCCCAGCCACTGGCATTCAAGCCGTAGAGCCGGTGGGTCTTGGCGTCCCAGTAGAGGAGGAAGAGGTCGCCGCCCATGCCGTTCATCATGGGCTCGGTGACTCCCAGGACGGCGTTGGCGGCGATGGCGGCGTCCATGGCGGAGCCGCCATGGGCCAGCACCTGCGCTCCCGCCTGCGAGGCCAGGTAGTGGCTGGTGGCCACGATGCCGCGGTCGCTCACCACCACGGAGCGGCCGTAGGAACGGTCTTGCGCGAAGCAGGCCATGAGCATCAGCGGAAGCAGGACCGCCAACTGAAGGACGGAGCGGGGCATGCGTGCACCTCCGCAGAGCAGCGCGGGATTATAGCCCAGCCGCGGCAGCAGGTGCGCCCGGCCGTGACCCTCAGCCGTCCCTCCCCAGCCAGGACTTCAGGCGAGAGAGGAAGCTGCCGTTCTCGGTGGCGCGGGCGAGGCGGGCGCGGTGGCCGTAGGAGAGCAGGCCGAGGGCGGTGGAGAACTCCGGCTCCGCCAGGGTGGCCGGCATCTTGGCGATGGGCAGGGGATAGGCGAGGCGGGCGGGCCGCCGCAGCAACTCTTCGGCCACCTCGGGCAGCGCGGGGAGGCGGGCGGCGCCGCCGGTGAGTACCAGGCCGGCACCGCAGATCTCGAGCACGCCGGCGTGACGCAGGTTCTCGCGCAGGAGCTCGAAGAGTTCGCGGGCGCGGGGCTCGAGGATCTCCGCCAGCAGGCGCTGGGGCAGCAGCCGGGAGGGACGATCGCCCACCGCCGGCACCTCCACCTCGTTGCCCTCGGGGACGCGGGCCACCAGGGCGCAGCCGAAGAGGCGCTTGATCTTCTCGGCGTCGGGCAGCGGGGTGCGCAGGCCCACCGCCACGTCGCTGGTGAAGTGGTCGCCGCCGATGGGGATGACGGCCGAGTGCGCCACCACGCCCTCGCAGAAGACGATGAGGTCGGTGGAGCCGGCGCCCACGTCGGCGAGGCAGACGCCCAGCTCCTTCTCGTCGGACTTGAGGGTGACATCGGCGGCGGCCAGGGGCTCGAAGACGGTGTCGTCCACATGGATGCCGGCGCGGTTGAGGGCGTTGACCACATTTTGGGCGGCGCTGGCCGCGGCCGTGACCAGGTGCACCTGCACCTCCAGCTTGGAGCCCTGCATGCCCAGGGGATCGCGGATGCTTCCCTGCTGGTCGAGGATGAACTCCTGGGGCAGGATGTGAAGGACGTCGCGATCGGCGGGCAGGTTGATGGCGCGAGCCTTCTCCACGGTGTGGCGCACGTCGTCGCGGGTGATCTCGCGGGGGCGGGAGGAGAGCAGGCCGCCGCGGCTGTTGACGCCCCGCACGTGCGCGCCCGCCACGCCCGTCAGCGCGTTCTCGATGACCAAGCCGGACGAGGCCTCCGCCTCCTCCACCGCCCGCTGGATGGAGGCCACCGCCTTCTCCAGGTCCACGATCACGCCCTTGCGGGAACCGCGGGAGTCGCAGAGGCCGTGGCCGCGGTAGCGCAGGCCAGCTTCTGTGATCTCCGCCACCAGCACGCAAGTCTTGGCGCTGCCCACGTCGATGGCGGTGAGAACCGGCTCCTGGCGTCTGGCCATGGTCCTAGGAGCGTCCCGCGCGGGGAGCGGGACGCGGGTTAAGGCCCGCGCGCACTCAGTGGCCGCGCCGTGGCGGACGGCCGTTGGGCCGAGCCCCGGCAGGCTGGGAGGACGCGGGCGGCTTGGCCGCCGGCAGCGCCATGGTGGCGGGCGCGGCGGACTTGGAATCCTGGTTGAGGATGACCTGGCCGTCGTAGCGCAGGTTCACCGACTCCAGGCGCGGATAGGTGGCGCGCCATTCTTTCAGGTGCGCCACGAAGATCTGGTAGCGGCCCAGGAAGTTGGAGGCCCCCAAGTGCACCAGCACGGCGCCGTCGGGATCGGCGACGGTGACCTTCACGTCCTCGGGGTCGGAAAGGTCCACCTCGCTGAGCTGGCGCGAGTATAGGGCCCCGGTCGAATCCAGGTCCTGCAGCAGCGCGGTGTAGATCTTCATGCGGGCGGCGCGGGTGGAATGGGGCTCGCTGGCGCCCGTGCCCACGATCACCGGGAAGGAGTATTTCTGCGGATTGCCGGCGGGAAGCTCCATCACCACGCCCGAAGCATCGATCAGCGCGATCTTGGAACCGATCTGCACGAAGGCGACGGGGGTGCGCTCCCGGATCTCCACCTTGAGGCGGTTGGGGAGGAAGCGCATCACGGTGGCCGACTCCACCCAGGGGATCTCCTCCAACTGGCGCTTACGCTCGGCCAGGGGGATGAAAAAGATGTTGCGGCCGATATCGCCGCCCAGGATCTCCAGCACCTGGCTGCGGGGGACGTTGTGCACGCCCGCGATCTCGATGTTGTCGCTGGAATCGATGCGGAAGCGCCAGGAGGAGGTGCCGTACTTGTAGAAGAGCGCGGCCGCGCCCAGCACTCCTGCCAGCAGCAGCAGCACCAGCACCGCGAGCCGCAGGCGGTGGGCGGCCTTGCGGGGCAGAGGCCCGCGGCGCACCGGCACCCGCTTCTGGCCGCGCAGGAAGGGGGACTCTTCTTCGGCGTCCAGGTCGAGCACGCGGGGCTCGTCGAAGTCCTCGGCGGGGCGGCGCCCGCCGGGGCGGACGGGAGTCTCCAGATCCTCGCCGGGTGTCCGTGAGCCGTTATTCAACACCATGGTCGGTGGAAGAGCGCAGAGCCGCCGCTACAGCAGACTATAGCCGCTTTCGGGGAGTTTGGGGAGTTGCGTCCTTGGTATCGCCTGGAGGAACTAGGGATTGGCGCGCACCGGCTCCGCGGGTACCGCGGGAAGTGGAGGCAGCTCGCGCATCGGCTGCTGCACCAGCACGCGCACGTGTTCGCTCCAGCGGGCCTGCTCCAGGGAGAGGCGGACCAGTTCGTGCTGCTGCCGCGCGAAGTCGCGGTGACGCTGGGCGATCCGCCGGGCGAAGTCCTGGGGAGAAACCTGGATGCTGACCCGCACCAGGGATGCAGGGCGCGGAGCGCGCGCCGCAGCCCGGCTCACACTGGCCTTGGCGGGGCACTGGGCCGCAGCCTCGCGCAATGGCGTGGTCGAGGCCGGGACGGCGGCAGCGGGCGGAGCGTCCTGGTTCAGCCGGGCGGCCTGCTCCATCAGGCGGAGCCCGCCTTCCTGGTCGCCCAAGGAGATACGCACCTGGCCCGCCAGCAGCAGCAACCCGGGATGGCTCGCGACCACTGCGTGGCCGGCCAAGCCGGCGGCCCACAGCAGCCCCGATGCCATCGCGCTCGCTATCAGTTTCTTTGCCAGCATAAGCGGCTCCGTGCGCGCCTACACTACAGACGGGGACGGGGACGAATGGTTAGCAGAGGATTTCCCGGGTCGGGCGAATCAGCGTTTCACGGAGGCGCTGCGTGCTTCGCGGGCGCGCAATTGCTCCAGCACCTGGGGCCCGAGCTGGGAGATGTTCCCTGCTCCCAAGGTGAGGACCATGTCGCCCTCGCGGGCGGCGGCGGCGGCGGCGACGGCGGCCTCAGCGAACGAGGATAGGTAGAGGGCGTGCTTGCCGCCGGCTTGGTTCACGCGGCGGGCCAGCACCTCTCCGGTCACGCCGGGAATAGGCTGCTCGCTGGCGGGATAGATGTCGAGGATGAAGACCGAGTCGGCCTGCTCGAAGGCGGTGGCGAAGTCATCGAGCAGGGCCTGGGTGCGGGTGTAGCGGTGGGGCTGGAAGACCACGTGGACGCGCGGGTAGCCGCACTGGCGGGCGGCGGCCAGAGTGGCGCGGATCTCGGTGGGATGGTGGCCGTAGTCGTCGATGACGGAGACCCCGGCGGCCACGCCCTTCAACTGGAAGCGGCGGTCCACCCCACGGAAGCCGTCGAGGGCGGCGCGGATGTTCTGCGGCTTGATGTCCAACCCGATGCCCACGGCCACGGCGGCAGTGGCGTTGAGCACGTTGTGGGCGCCGGGGACGTGCAAGTGGAAGTCGCCCAGCGAGGTGCCGCGGTACTGCACCCGGAAGCGGCTCATGGGGGGCTGCGGGCCCGAGGGCAATTCGGTGTCGGCGGCCACGATGCGGAAGTCGGAGTCGGGACGGGCGCCGTAGGTGACGGCGCGGCGGCGCAGCCGCGGCAGCAGCCCGCGCAGGCTGGGATCGTCGTTGCACAGCACCACCATGCCGTAGAAGGGCACGCGGTCCATGAAGTCGAGGAAGGTCTGCTCGATGTCCTCCAGGTCGCGGTAGCAGTCCAGGTGCTCGCGGTCGAGGTTGGTGACCACCGCCAGGATGGGCGAGAGCTTGAGGAAGGAGCGGTCGCTCTCGTCGGCCTCGGCCACCAGGTAGTGTGATTTGCCCAGGCGGGCGCTGGAGCCCATGGAGTCCACCC
This DNA window, taken from Terriglobales bacterium, encodes the following:
- the ggt gene encoding gamma-glutamyltransferase, which encodes MPRSVLQLAVLLPLMLMACFAQDRSYGRSVVVSDRGIVATSHYLASQAGAQVLAHGGSAMDAAIAANAVLGVTEPMMNGMGGDLFLLYWDAKTHRLYGLNASGWAPRGLSRESLAKQGIPSMPRDGIHTVTVPGAVAGWGAAHRRFGRLPWKDLFAPAIAYAEQGYGVPEIIHDFWAESEPKLQKTEEARRVFLPGGKVPAIGDRFRNPDLARALRLVAEQGPGAFYRGEIAQAILKTSAAFGGTLQADDLAEFSPEWVEPISTEYRGWKVYELPPNGQGMAALEMLNLMSQFQPDPGGPAGTVELHKKIEAMKLAYADLYRYNADPRFAKVPVAGLLSQDYAAQRAKLIDPDKADCDPGAGVPPGSDTTYLSVVDRDGNIVSLIQSNYSYFGSGIVVAGMGFVLQNRGALFVLDPKHSNVLQPRKRPFHTIIPAFMEKGDLHMGFGIMGGANQPLAHAQFVSNVVDYGMNIQAALEAPRFTVPGGSVSCDILIESRVKPEVLEALRAKGHKLQVRQQYTALMGRGQAVVHDSRTGMNYGASDPRADGAALPEPLP
- the ftsA gene encoding cell division protein FtsA is translated as MARRQEPVLTAIDVGSAKTCVLVAEITEAGLRYRGHGLCDSRGSRKGVIVDLEKAVASIQRAVEEAEASSGLVIENALTGVAGAHVRGVNSRGGLLSSRPREITRDDVRHTVEKARAINLPADRDVLHILPQEFILDQQGSIRDPLGMQGSKLEVQVHLVTAAASAAQNVVNALNRAGIHVDDTVFEPLAAADVTLKSDEKELGVCLADVGAGSTDLIVFCEGVVAHSAVIPIGGDHFTSDVAVGLRTPLPDAEKIKRLFGCALVARVPEGNEVEVPAVGDRPSRLLPQRLLAEILEPRARELFELLRENLRHAGVLEICGAGLVLTGGAARLPALPEVAEELLRRPARLAYPLPIAKMPATLAEPEFSTALGLLSYGHRARLARATENGSFLSRLKSWLGRDG
- a CDS encoding FtsQ-type POTRA domain-containing protein yields the protein MNNGSRTPGEDLETPVRPGGRRPAEDFDEPRVLDLDAEEESPFLRGQKRVPVRRGPLPRKAAHRLRLAVLVLLLLAGVLGAAALFYKYGTSSWRFRIDSSDNIEIAGVHNVPRSQVLEILGGDIGRNIFFIPLAERKRQLEEIPWVESATVMRFLPNRLKVEIRERTPVAFVQIGSKIALIDASGVVMELPAGNPQKYSFPVIVGTGASEPHSTRAARMKIYTALLQDLDSTGALYSRQLSEVDLSDPEDVKVTVADPDGAVLVHLGASNFLGRYQIFVAHLKEWRATYPRLESVNLRYDGQVILNQDSKSAAPATMALPAAKPPASSQPAGARPNGRPPRRGH
- the murC gene encoding UDP-N-acetylmuramate--L-alanine ligase gives rise to the protein QRLAGLGAMIFEGHCATNIAGAEVVVTSSAIARDNPEVAEAHRRRIPVIQRAEMLAELMRLKYGIAIAGMHGKTTTTSMVAAVLAAGGLDPTVVVGGRVDSMGSSARLGKSHYLVAEADESDRSFLKLSPILAVVTNLDREHLDCYRDLEDIEQTFLDFMDRVPFYGMVVLCNDDPSLRGLLPRLRRRAVTYGARPDSDFRIVAADTELPSGPQPPMSRFRVQYRGTSLGDFHLHVPGAHNVLNATAAVAVGIGLDIKPQNIRAALDGFRGVDRRFQLKGVAAGVSVIDDYGHHPTEIRATLAAARQCGYPRVHVVFQPHRYTRTQALLDDFATAFEQADSVFILDIYPASEQPIPGVTGEVLARRVNQAGGKHALYLSSFAEAAVAAAAAAREGDMVLTLGAGNISQLGPQVLEQLRAREARSASVKR